The following coding sequences lie in one Capsicum annuum cultivar UCD-10X-F1 chromosome 5, UCD10Xv1.1, whole genome shotgun sequence genomic window:
- the LOC107870685 gene encoding alpha-ketoglutarate-dependent dioxygenase alkB isoform X2, producing the protein MYGSTDDSEPAAFRKAEKKYKLYYDNTRKRKQQPRPVDLSEVIDFKSISESYHRNGGLPSGIFRIQCDFDSPVFCLASHPGFYFIPGALPVEEQCRWIKESLTSFPQPPNRTNHNAIYGTLQDLFAAAKDNKVLIHEEQFRGTNNSEVEIIQNDTNVPSWNFLDQSDALSRGVTCRSVPASVLLRKLRWSTLGLQFDWSKYLCYVICFCAVLCVCVISRDLSRGSFGNSLSTSSEVERSYNISLPHNKIPDALCLLAERMAAPTLPLGEAFHAEAAIVNYFGLGDTLGGHVDDLEKDWNKPIVSMSLGCKGIFLIGGKSREIPPLAMFVRSGDVILMAGQARECFHGGCSCQSKLGYENQKCSPRELEA; encoded by the exons ATGTACGGTTCCACCGACGATTCAGAGCCAGCCGCTTTCAGGAAGGCTGAAAAGAAATACAAGCTATATTACGACAATACCCGAAA GAGAAAGCAGCAACCGAGACCAGTAGATTTGTCGGAGGTAATTGATTTTAAGTCAATTTCAGAGTCTTACCATCGAAATGGTGGACTTCCCTCGGGCATTTTCCGAATTCAATGCGATTTTGATAGTCCTGTCTTCTGCTTGGCAAGTCATCCCG GGTTTTATTTCATTCCTGGAGCATTACCTGTTGAGGAGCAATGCCGATGGATAAAGGAGAGTTTAACAAGCTTTCCTCAACCTCCTAACAGGACCAATCACAATGCAATTTATGGGACTCTGCAGGACTTATTTGCTGCTGCCAAGGATAATAAAGTTTTGATTCACGAGGAGCAGTTTCGTGGGACCAATAACTCAGAGGTTGAAATCATTCAGAACGACACAAATGTTCCCTCATGGAATTTTTTGGATCAATCAGATGCATTATCCAGAGGAGTTACATGCAGATCAGTACCAGCCTCTGTTTTGCTTCGTAAGTTACGGTGGAGCACCCTTGGCTTGCAGTTTGACTGGTCGAAG tatctatgttatgtcatctgcttctgtgctgtactatgtgtttgtgtgatatctcgtgacttgagccgagggtctttcggaaacagcctttctacttcatcagaggtagag CGGAGCTATAATATTTCTCTGCCTCACAACAAGATACCTGATGCACTTTGTCTGTTGGCTGAAAGAATGGCAGCACCTACCCTGCCATTAGGTGAAGCGTTCCATGCAGAAGCAGCAATTGTCAATTACTTTGGTCTAG GTGACACACTCGGTGGCCACGTTGATGACCTGGAGAAGGATTGGAATAAGCCTATTGTTAGCATGAG TTTGGGTTGTAAAGGCATTTTCCTTATTGGGGGAAAGTCTAGGGAGATTCCACCTCTTGCAATGTTTGTTCGAAGTGGTGATGTTATTCTCATGGCAGGACAAGCAAGGGAATGCTTCCACG
- the LOC107870685 gene encoding alpha-ketoglutarate-dependent dioxygenase alkB isoform X5, with protein sequence MYGSTDDSEPAAFRKAEKKYKLYYDNTRKRKQQPRPVDLSEVIDFKSISESYHRNGGLPSGIFRIQCDFDSPVFCLASHPGFYFIPGALPVEEQCRWIKESLTSFPQPPNRTNHNAIYGTLQDLFAAAKDNKVLIHEEQFRGTNNSEVEIIQNDTNVPSWNFLDQSDALSRGVTCRSVPASVLLRKLRWSTLGLQFDWSKYLCYVICFCAVLCVCVISRDLSRGSFGNSLSTSSEVERSYNISLPHNKIPDALCLLAERMAAPTLPLGEAFHAEAAIVNYFGLGDTLGGHVDDLEKDWNKPIVSMSLGCKGIFLIGGKSREIPPLAMFVRSGDVILMAGQARECFHGV encoded by the exons ATGTACGGTTCCACCGACGATTCAGAGCCAGCCGCTTTCAGGAAGGCTGAAAAGAAATACAAGCTATATTACGACAATACCCGAAA GAGAAAGCAGCAACCGAGACCAGTAGATTTGTCGGAGGTAATTGATTTTAAGTCAATTTCAGAGTCTTACCATCGAAATGGTGGACTTCCCTCGGGCATTTTCCGAATTCAATGCGATTTTGATAGTCCTGTCTTCTGCTTGGCAAGTCATCCCG GGTTTTATTTCATTCCTGGAGCATTACCTGTTGAGGAGCAATGCCGATGGATAAAGGAGAGTTTAACAAGCTTTCCTCAACCTCCTAACAGGACCAATCACAATGCAATTTATGGGACTCTGCAGGACTTATTTGCTGCTGCCAAGGATAATAAAGTTTTGATTCACGAGGAGCAGTTTCGTGGGACCAATAACTCAGAGGTTGAAATCATTCAGAACGACACAAATGTTCCCTCATGGAATTTTTTGGATCAATCAGATGCATTATCCAGAGGAGTTACATGCAGATCAGTACCAGCCTCTGTTTTGCTTCGTAAGTTACGGTGGAGCACCCTTGGCTTGCAGTTTGACTGGTCGAAG tatctatgttatgtcatctgcttctgtgctgtactatgtgtttgtgtgatatctcgtgacttgagccgagggtctttcggaaacagcctttctacttcatcagaggtagag CGGAGCTATAATATTTCTCTGCCTCACAACAAGATACCTGATGCACTTTGTCTGTTGGCTGAAAGAATGGCAGCACCTACCCTGCCATTAGGTGAAGCGTTCCATGCAGAAGCAGCAATTGTCAATTACTTTGGTCTAG GTGACACACTCGGTGGCCACGTTGATGACCTGGAGAAGGATTGGAATAAGCCTATTGTTAGCATGAG TTTGGGTTGTAAAGGCATTTTCCTTATTGGGGGAAAGTCTAGGGAGATTCCACCTCTTGCAATGTTTGTTCGAAGTGGTGATGTTATTCTCATGGCAGGACAAGCAAGGGAATGCTTCCACG
- the LOC107870685 gene encoding alpha-ketoglutarate-dependent dioxygenase alkB isoform X3 — MYGSTDDSEPAAFRKAEKKYKLYYDNTRKRKQQPRPVDLSEVIDFKSISESYHRNGGLPSGIFRIQCDFDSPVFCLASHPGFYFIPGALPVEEQCRWIKESLTSFPQPPNRTNHNAIYGTLQDLFAAAKDNKVLIHEEQFRGTNNSEVEIIQNDTNVPSWNFLDQSDALSRGVTCRSVPASVLLRKLRWSTLGLQFDWSKYLCYVICFCAVLCVCVISRDLSRGSFGNSLSTSSEVERSYNISLPHNKIPDALCLLAERMAAPTLPLGEAFHAEAAIVNYFGLGDTLGGHVDDLEKDWNKPIVSMSLGCKGIFLIGGKSREIPPLAMFVRSGDVILMAGQARECFHGLVPMERDTP, encoded by the exons ATGTACGGTTCCACCGACGATTCAGAGCCAGCCGCTTTCAGGAAGGCTGAAAAGAAATACAAGCTATATTACGACAATACCCGAAA GAGAAAGCAGCAACCGAGACCAGTAGATTTGTCGGAGGTAATTGATTTTAAGTCAATTTCAGAGTCTTACCATCGAAATGGTGGACTTCCCTCGGGCATTTTCCGAATTCAATGCGATTTTGATAGTCCTGTCTTCTGCTTGGCAAGTCATCCCG GGTTTTATTTCATTCCTGGAGCATTACCTGTTGAGGAGCAATGCCGATGGATAAAGGAGAGTTTAACAAGCTTTCCTCAACCTCCTAACAGGACCAATCACAATGCAATTTATGGGACTCTGCAGGACTTATTTGCTGCTGCCAAGGATAATAAAGTTTTGATTCACGAGGAGCAGTTTCGTGGGACCAATAACTCAGAGGTTGAAATCATTCAGAACGACACAAATGTTCCCTCATGGAATTTTTTGGATCAATCAGATGCATTATCCAGAGGAGTTACATGCAGATCAGTACCAGCCTCTGTTTTGCTTCGTAAGTTACGGTGGAGCACCCTTGGCTTGCAGTTTGACTGGTCGAAG tatctatgttatgtcatctgcttctgtgctgtactatgtgtttgtgtgatatctcgtgacttgagccgagggtctttcggaaacagcctttctacttcatcagaggtagag CGGAGCTATAATATTTCTCTGCCTCACAACAAGATACCTGATGCACTTTGTCTGTTGGCTGAAAGAATGGCAGCACCTACCCTGCCATTAGGTGAAGCGTTCCATGCAGAAGCAGCAATTGTCAATTACTTTGGTCTAG GTGACACACTCGGTGGCCACGTTGATGACCTGGAGAAGGATTGGAATAAGCCTATTGTTAGCATGAG TTTGGGTTGTAAAGGCATTTTCCTTATTGGGGGAAAGTCTAGGGAGATTCCACCTCTTGCAATGTTTGTTCGAAGTGGTGATGTTATTCTCATGGCAGGACAAGCAAGGGAATGCTTCCACG